Part of the Vibrio sp. SCSIO 43137 genome, TAACCACAACAGAAACACCGGATATTTTCTCTCTGGTGGTTAATATTGTTCCTAGCAACCCTGTTCAGGCGTTTGCTAACGGCGATATGCTGCAAATCATCTTTATGGCGATCCTGACGGGTCTAGCGATTCAGGCTTTGGATTCCCGTGGCGGCCCTGCTATCCGTACCTTTAAAATGGCAAACGAAATCATGATGAAGCTGGTTGGTCTGGTGATGAGCCTTGCGCCATATGGTGTATTTGCGCTTATGATTCAACTGGGTGCTACTCTTGATGCCAATACTCTGGCATCGGTAGCAGGCTATGTGGCTCTTGTTGTGGCTATGCTGGTGTTCTGGATCTTTATCTTCTATCCGATGGCAGTAGCGATTGCGACTGGTACATCACCAAAAACATTCCTGCGTGCAACACGCGAGCAGATCCTGTTCTCTCTTTCAACGGCCAGTTCCAATGCTACTATTCCGGTAACTATGCGTACCCTGACGGAGAAGCTGCACGTTTCTAAATCTGTTGCTGGTTTTGGTGTGCCTTTGGGGGCAACCATGAACATGTCAGGTGTGTCTATCTATATCGCTCTGGCAACGATTTTTGTCGCTAACGCCTTCGGTCAGCCAATCAATACGGCAGATATGTTTACTCTGGGTCTGACTATTCTGCTGCTTTCTATCGGTGCCGGTGGTGTTCCGGGTGGTGGTGTTGTAATGGTTGGTGTTCTTCTGCACCAACTGGGTCTGCCACCGGAAGGTCTGGCGATTATTGCTGCCGTTGACCGTATCAACGATATGTTCTGTACCTCTTCTAACGTGGTTGGTGATACAGCAGTGAACACCATTGTTGCCAAAACAGAAGGTGAACAAGCGGTTGTTGCTGAAGACGTTGAGGCAAAACCTGCTCAGGCCAACGCGTAAACTCTGTTTAAGCTAACGATTATGAAGCGGGGCAGTTAGCCCCGCTTCTGCTTTTTAGCGAAAAAGTTACTATTTTTTTCCTCTTGTCCCTTGAAAAGCTATTCACAGCCCTTATCTAAGGGGCATACAGAAAATAAACATAGTGTCAGTAGGGTTGAAACCTTACCGACCGCCCCCATCTAAGGGGGTATAGCAAAACGAATAACTGAATTCTCGGAGATAACCTGATGGGTAAAATCATTGGTATTGACTTAGGTACTACTAACTCTTGTGTTGCTGTACTGGACGGCGACGCACCACGCGTAATTGAAAATGCTGAAGGTGAGCGTACAACAGCATCTGTGATCGCTTATACTGACGGCGAAACGCTAGTAGGTCAGCCTGCGAAACGTCAAGCGGTAACCAACCCTCAAAACACTCTATTCGCAATCAAGCGTCTGATTGGTCGTCGTTTTGAAGACGAAGAAGTTCAGCGCGATATCGAAATCATGCCTTTCAACATTGTTAAAGCTGACAATGGTGATGCCTGGGTTGAAGCACAAGGCCAGAAAATGGCGGCTCCTCAGGTTTCTGCTGAAGTTCTTAAGAAGATGAAGAAAACAGCAGAAGATTTCCTTGGCGAAGAGGTAACTGGTGCAGTAATTACTGTTCCTGCATACTTTAACGATTCTCAGCGTCAGGCTACTAAAGATGCCGGTCGTATCGCTGGTCTTGAAGTTAAGCGTATCATCAACGAACCAACAGCTGCTGCACTAGCTTACGGCCTTGATAAGAAAGGCGGCGACCGCACTATCGCTGTTTATGACCTTGGTGGTGGTACTTTCGATATCTCTATTATCGAAATCGACGAAGTTGAAGGCGAGAAGACTTTCGAAGTACTGGCAACTAACGGTGACACTCACCTTGGTGGTGAAGACTTCGATAACCGTATGATCAACTACCTTGTAGATGAGTTCAAAACAGAGCAGGGCATCGATCTTAAGAACGATCCTCTGGCTATGCAGCGTGTTAAAGAAGCGGCTGAAAAAGCGAAAATCGAGCTTTCTTCTGCACAACAGACTGACGTTAACCTGCCTTACGTAACGGCTGACGCAACTGGTCCTAAGCACATGAACATCAAAGTGACTCGCGCTAAGCTTGAGTCTCTTGTAGAAGATCTGGTACAGCGTTCTCTTGAGCCGCTAAAAGTTGCTCTTGCTGATGCAGACCTATCTGTTGGTGACATCGACGACGTAATCCTTGTTGGTGGTCAGACTCGTATGCCTATGGTTCAGTCTAAAGTTGCTGAGTTCTTCGGTAAAGAAGCCCGCCGTGACGTGAACCCGGACGAAGCAGTAGCTATGGGTGCTGCCGTTCAGGGTGGTGTACTGGCTGGTGACGTTAAAGACGTACTTCTTCTTGACGTAACTCCTCTGTCTCTTGGTATCGAAACCATGGGCGGTGTGATGACTAAGCTGGTTGAGAAGAACACAACTATTCCGACTAAAGCGAACCAGGTTTTCTCTACTGCAGAAGACAACCAGAGCGCGGTAACTATCCACGTTCTTCAGGGTGAGCGTAAGCAGGCGATGTACAACAAGTCTCTTGGTCAGTTCAACCTTGAAGGTATTCAGCCTGCACCTCGCGGCATGCCTCAGATTGAAGTAACTTTCGACCTTGATGCGGACGGTATCCTGCACGTATCTGCTAAAGATAAGTCTACTGGTAAAGAGCAGAAGATCACAATCCAGGCGTCTGGCGGTCTGAACGATGACGAAATCGAGAAGATGGTACAGGAAGCGGAAGCGAACAAAGAAGCGGACAAGAAGTTCGAAGAACTTGTCACTACCCGTAACCAAGCTGACCAGATGATCCACGGTACTCGTAAGCAGATGGAAGAAGCTGGTGAAGCACTTCCTGCTGAAGAGAAAGAGAAGATCGAAGCAGCAATCAAAGAGCTGGAAGAAGTGAAGAACGGCGACGACAAAGAAGCTATCGACGCGAAAGTTCAGGCGCTTATGACTGCCGCTCAGAAACTGATGGAAATCGCTCAGCAGCAAGCTCAGGCTCAGCAAGCTCAAGGTGCAGAGGCTGGTCAGCAGCAACAAGCTCCTGAAGAAGACGTTGTTGACGCTGAGTTCGAAGAAGTTAAAGACGATAAGAAGTAATTTCTGATTTGATGAAGCGTTCAGGTTTTCACTTTGAATGCTTCAGATAGAAATTTATGTTGCGGGCGTTGAGTTTGACTCATTCGCCCGCAGTTTTGTAAATATGATCGAGTAAATCGATCTGGGCAATATTGGCAGAAATGAGATTTCCCAGATCGATTTAGTTGTATAGACAGCAAGCGCTGTCTGAAGTAAGAGACGGTATTAAAACACATGTCAAAGCGTGATTTTTACGAAGTTTTAGGTGTCGGCCGTGATGCCTCAGAGCGAGATATTAAAAAGGCGTATAAGCGTCTGGCAATGAAGTTTCACCCTGACCGCAATCAGGGTGATGAAAATGCAGCCGAGCAGTTTAAAGAAGTAAAAGAAGCGTATGAGATTCTGACCGATCCACAGAAAAAAGCGGCTTACGACCAGTATGGTCATGCTGCCTTTGAACAAGGTGGTATGGGTGGCGGCGGCTTTGGCGGCGGCGGTGCAGATTTCGGTGATATCTTTGGCGATGTATTTGGTGACATCTTTGGCGGCGGCCGTCGTGGCGGTGGCCAGTCTCGTGCCCAGCGTGGTGCCGATCTTCGCTACAATATGGAACTCTCTCTTGAAGATGCTGTGCGCGGCTGTGAAAAAGAGATCGAAATTCCTACCCTTGTAGAGTGTGAAGTGTGTGACGGTTCAGGTGCTAAGAAAGGCTCCAGCCCGCAAACCTGCGGAACTTGTCATGGCCACGGTCAGGTGCAGATGCGTCAGGGCTTCTTTGCGGTGCAGCAAACCTGTCCTACCTGTAACGGTAAAGGTAAGATCATTCAGGACCCATGTAACTCTTGTCATGGTCAGGGCCGTAAGCAGAAAACCAAGACCCTTAACGTTAAGATTCCTGCCGGTGTGGATACTGGTGACCGTATTCGCCTGTCTGGTGAAGGTGAAGCGGGAGAGCACGGTGCTCCTGCCGGTGACCTGTATGTTCAGGTTCATGTGCGTGAACACCATATCTTTGAGCGTGACGGTAACAACCTATACTGTGAAGTTCCTGTCAGCTTTGCACAGGCTGCACTGGGCGGAGAAGTAGAAGTTCCTACCCTTGATGGCCGTGTAAACCTGAAAGTGCCTTCTGAAACTCAAACCGGCCGTATGTTCCGTATGCGTGGTAAGGGTGTGAAAGGGGTTCGTGGCGGCGGTGTCGGTGATCTGCTGGTGAAACTGGTGGTAGAGACTCCGGTGAAACTCAGCTCCCGTCAGAAAGAGCTGCTGCGTGAGTTTGCTGAAACCTGTGAAGGTGAAGCGGCTAATAAGCACAACCCGAAATCAGAAGGCTTTTTCAATGGTGTGAAAAAGTTCTTTGACGACCTGACCAGCTAAGGCCAGACATCAATCCTATTTTCTGAAAGCCAGCGTTATGCTGGCTTTTTTGCGTCCTGAGAAAAGGAGAAGACTTCGAGTTATTTCATAGCATTCAATGCAGCCTCTGTTACCTGCTTTACAGGGAGTTTGAATCTGTTCCAAGCTCTTTGTATTACCGCTAACCAGAGGGATTGAGCATTGCTAGCATAGCCGGCTCTTACATAGTCAGGAGGAGCAACTATGCAGCGGGGATTTACACTGGCGGAGTTGGCTATTGCCATGGCTATTATTGCCTTGCTGTTTACTGTGGCGCTTCCGGACTGGAGACGGACTTTTGATTCCTACCAGATAAAATCGACAGCCAGAGATCTTCAGGGTTTGTTTTTACTGGCAAAAAGCGAGGCAGTAAAAGCAAACCGGGATATCTGGATACAACTGCATATAGATTCTGCTGAAGCAGAGCAGCGCTATCAGCTTCAGTTGCTTAATATCAATCCCTTAACAGCCTCCATTGCTGAGGACAACATTATTGCGCAGACCGAGGGCAGTATTGCTTTTATTAAGGCTAACCGCAGTTTGATTAAGGTAAAGGGAATCAACGGCAAATTCGGCAAAAGTGGTCACCTGCAAGTTAGCCACCAGACCAACGGCAGTAATTCAATTAAACTTATCTTTCATCATATTACCGGCCGGGTAAGATTATGCAGTGTTAAGGAGGCCAATTATGGCTATCCGCTCTGCTAGCATCAGCTTTTCGCGTGGTTTTTCCCTGCCTGAACTGCTGTTGGCATCTGCTATCGGTTTAATTATGACGGCAGTATTGGTGCAAACTCTTGTGGTGACACAGAGGAACCTGACAGCACAGATAAAACAGCTCTATCTCCGACAGAGTCTTGCAGATGTGCTTAGATATCTGAGCGACGATATTCGCAGGGCAGGCTATAACGGCAGTGGTAACGAAATAGTGACTCTGGCGGGAAGTTCTCCTTTGCTGAACAGCTCTGACGGAGAACTAAGCTACATATATCGATTTGAACAAGGGTATACGATATCGGCGATAAAACATGATGCTCAGAAGAACAAGCTGTTAATCTGTTCTGCCCGGAGAGGTATGGTTTCCGCCAGTAACGCCTGTCAGCCGTTTTTCTCCCTGCTGGATGATAAGCAGGTTCACCTGAAGAGTTTTCAGCTCAGCCAGAAAGAGCTCAGCAGACAGCCACTTATCTATCTGACTACTTTAACACTAACCGCCGAGCTGGCCTCCGGTTCGGAGCCTGTTACGGCGAGCAGTACCCTGTTTGTGCGCAATCAGCCCAGTCAACTGTCTGTTGGTGTTCAATGAAAAGGCAACGCGGAGCTGCTGTTCTGTTACTGAGTTCCGTACTTATTTTGCTCAGTTTGCTTGTCTCTCTCTCCTATTCACAACTGGTGCTGTATCAGATCCGAAAAGTGCATAACGAGACGGCTGCGCGACAGAACTTCTGGATAGCAGAAGGAGGCCTTGAGTGCGCTTTTTCTCAGCTAACGGAACCGTGGCCTCCGAGTCATCCTCTGGATAACTGCGGGTTACCAGAAGAGCTGCAACTTTCTGTTATTGAACAGAGCAATACACTTTACCGTATTATCAGCCGCTATAAAGGAGCTGCTCACTCCGGATATTTTTTCCTGCGGGCAGATTCAGATGGTGTTGTTAAAGTTGTGAAACTGGAAGGAGGATGGTTTGATTATCCCTTCTAACCAGCAAGGATTTAGCTTTATAGAGGTCTTGGTTACCCTACTATTCGTCTCTGTATCCGTTGCCGGGTTATCGCAATTACAAATAAGCAGTGCAAGATATGCAGATTTAGCCAACAGAAAACAGACAGCACTGTATCTTGCTGAAGCGAAACTGGAGACTTTTCGTGCTTATGCCACTGTATCCGGGATGAAAGCTTCCAATAAGAAAAACGGGCTTTTTGATTTAGTAAAATCGGGAAGTGAAGAGCAACGCTTACCTGAACCCTATCAGCTTAACTGGGTGGTGACAGAGCGTATTAATAGTGGCGGGGGAATTAAAAAGATTAGCTTACAGGTAAGCTGGCAGGACGGTAACGGAGCAGAGCAGAAACTCTCCTTTATAACAGTGCTGTATCGGGCAGAGTACTAAATAACGGTTCTTAATTGTGTTCGATATTTGTCAAAGTGACACATATTTAGGAACAGCTATTTAGATGTACTTTTCTAACCCCTCTGGCTGGTTATATACTAGTGGCCGTTAATTTTTCCCCATAGAGATTATTTTCAGTGAGCACCAGCAGTTCAAACTCCTTTTCTGAAGCAGACATTCGCTTTATGCAACGCGCTATTGAGCTTGCTCATCAGGCTGAGCTGGAAGGTGAGGTTCCCGTCGGAGCTTTGCTGGTAAAAGATGGCGAGATCATTGCTGAAGGGTGGAACCGATCTATCGGTGATCATGATGCTACTGCCCATGCTGAGATTCAGGTACTACGCAAAGCGGGTAGCGCGCTGGAAAATTATCGTCTGCTGGATACCACCCTTTACGTTACTCTGGAGCCCTGCCCTATGTGTGC contains:
- a CDS encoding dicarboxylate/amino acid:cation symporter; the encoded protein is MDKSLSSKIFIGLFAGLLIGTAIQYLFSGVALFDTYLLGTAEGAGGMFVSLIKLLVVPLVYVSIVCGIVDLKDITAFGRLGGKTFVLYIINTIIAITAALTVGMIFQPGADANLAGTVSETVKLTTTETPDIFSLVVNIVPSNPVQAFANGDMLQIIFMAILTGLAIQALDSRGGPAIRTFKMANEIMMKLVGLVMSLAPYGVFALMIQLGATLDANTLASVAGYVALVVAMLVFWIFIFYPMAVAIATGTSPKTFLRATREQILFSLSTASSNATIPVTMRTLTEKLHVSKSVAGFGVPLGATMNMSGVSIYIALATIFVANAFGQPINTADMFTLGLTILLLSIGAGGVPGGGVVMVGVLLHQLGLPPEGLAIIAAVDRINDMFCTSSNVVGDTAVNTIVAKTEGEQAVVAEDVEAKPAQANA
- the dnaK gene encoding molecular chaperone DnaK; this encodes MGKIIGIDLGTTNSCVAVLDGDAPRVIENAEGERTTASVIAYTDGETLVGQPAKRQAVTNPQNTLFAIKRLIGRRFEDEEVQRDIEIMPFNIVKADNGDAWVEAQGQKMAAPQVSAEVLKKMKKTAEDFLGEEVTGAVITVPAYFNDSQRQATKDAGRIAGLEVKRIINEPTAAALAYGLDKKGGDRTIAVYDLGGGTFDISIIEIDEVEGEKTFEVLATNGDTHLGGEDFDNRMINYLVDEFKTEQGIDLKNDPLAMQRVKEAAEKAKIELSSAQQTDVNLPYVTADATGPKHMNIKVTRAKLESLVEDLVQRSLEPLKVALADADLSVGDIDDVILVGGQTRMPMVQSKVAEFFGKEARRDVNPDEAVAMGAAVQGGVLAGDVKDVLLLDVTPLSLGIETMGGVMTKLVEKNTTIPTKANQVFSTAEDNQSAVTIHVLQGERKQAMYNKSLGQFNLEGIQPAPRGMPQIEVTFDLDADGILHVSAKDKSTGKEQKITIQASGGLNDDEIEKMVQEAEANKEADKKFEELVTTRNQADQMIHGTRKQMEEAGEALPAEEKEKIEAAIKELEEVKNGDDKEAIDAKVQALMTAAQKLMEIAQQQAQAQQAQGAEAGQQQQAPEEDVVDAEFEEVKDDKK
- the dnaJ gene encoding molecular chaperone DnaJ — encoded protein: MSKRDFYEVLGVGRDASERDIKKAYKRLAMKFHPDRNQGDENAAEQFKEVKEAYEILTDPQKKAAYDQYGHAAFEQGGMGGGGFGGGGADFGDIFGDVFGDIFGGGRRGGGQSRAQRGADLRYNMELSLEDAVRGCEKEIEIPTLVECEVCDGSGAKKGSSPQTCGTCHGHGQVQMRQGFFAVQQTCPTCNGKGKIIQDPCNSCHGQGRKQKTKTLNVKIPAGVDTGDRIRLSGEGEAGEHGAPAGDLYVQVHVREHHIFERDGNNLYCEVPVSFAQAALGGEVEVPTLDGRVNLKVPSETQTGRMFRMRGKGVKGVRGGGVGDLLVKLVVETPVKLSSRQKELLREFAETCEGEAANKHNPKSEGFFNGVKKFFDDLTS
- a CDS encoding prepilin-type N-terminal cleavage/methylation domain-containing protein, translated to MQRGFTLAELAIAMAIIALLFTVALPDWRRTFDSYQIKSTARDLQGLFLLAKSEAVKANRDIWIQLHIDSAEAEQRYQLQLLNINPLTASIAEDNIIAQTEGSIAFIKANRSLIKVKGINGKFGKSGHLQVSHQTNGSNSIKLIFHHITGRVRLCSVKEANYGYPLC
- a CDS encoding PilW family protein; amino-acid sequence: MAIRSASISFSRGFSLPELLLASAIGLIMTAVLVQTLVVTQRNLTAQIKQLYLRQSLADVLRYLSDDIRRAGYNGSGNEIVTLAGSSPLLNSSDGELSYIYRFEQGYTISAIKHDAQKNKLLICSARRGMVSASNACQPFFSLLDDKQVHLKSFQLSQKELSRQPLIYLTTLTLTAELASGSEPVTASSTLFVRNQPSQLSVGVQ
- a CDS encoding type IV pilus modification PilV family protein — its product is MIIPSNQQGFSFIEVLVTLLFVSVSVAGLSQLQISSARYADLANRKQTALYLAEAKLETFRAYATVSGMKASNKKNGLFDLVKSGSEEQRLPEPYQLNWVVTERINSGGGIKKISLQVSWQDGNGAEQKLSFITVLYRAEY
- the tadA gene encoding tRNA adenosine(34) deaminase TadA codes for the protein MSTSSSNSFSEADIRFMQRAIELAHQAELEGEVPVGALLVKDGEIIAEGWNRSIGDHDATAHAEIQVLRKAGSALENYRLLDTTLYVTLEPCPMCAGALLHSRVKRVVFGAPDLKAGAAGTVLNLFQHQAAYHYAEVEQGLMEQECRAQLQAFFKRRRKEKKALKQAKKLADNSDN